Below is a window of Deinococcus sonorensis KR-87 DNA.
CCCGGCCCACCTTGCCGTGATACACCTGCAGCGGCCTCACCTTGGTCCGGCCCTGGGCGATGCGGGGATGGCCGGGGCCATCGTGGCCCATCAGCACCACGTCGTCTTGGAGGTCCAGGGCGTAGTACTCGGTGAACGAGCCACCCGCCCCAAAACTGTCCATGATCTTCATGGCCTGCGCGTTCTTGACCTCGTACTCGCCGGCCACCGGCACCCCCTGGGCGGTGAGGCGCGAGCAGCCCAGGATCACGCTGCTGATCACGTCCTCGTTCTCACTGCCGGGCGCGCCTTCGGCGTAATAGGCCAGCGAGCCCAGCTGATGCCGCGCCACCAGCCGGTCCAGCGCCACGCTGGTGCGGGCCGCCCGTTCCAGCTCCTGCGGGTCACAGTCCAGCTGCACCTCGAACTCATCGTGGAAGTCCTGCACCCGGGCTGCCGCCTCCGCTGCCGTCACCTCGCGCCGCAGCTGGGCCAGCTCGTCCACCTCCATGATCTCGATGTGTCCTCCGAAGCTGATCGCCTGCAGCGTCAGGTCGCTGTAGATGTCCAGCATGCCGTTGTAGTACCGGCCCATCACGCCCAGCCGGTTGTGCCTCATGATGTGGGCCACCCGCGCCGCCTCGATCCAGCCGTCGACCTCCTGCCAGACGTGCGGGTCGCCGTGCAGCACCCCCGTCACCTGATGAAAAGGCAGGCGCGCCCGTCGGAACACGTTGGCGATCTCCGGGACCGGACACGCCGCGCAGTAGGCGAGCCACTCGCCGGTCATGCGGGTGCGGTCGCCCAGCGCGTTGAAACGGGCATAGTCAATGGCCGCCTCCGGTTGCAGGTTCAGGATGATCACTGGCACCCCGGCCCGCTGCACCACCGGCAGCACGGTGCTGGACACGGCGTAGGTGGTGACGTACAGGAAGATCAGGTCCACGTCGGCCCGGCGGAAGTCATGGCCCGCCTGCATGGCCTTCTGCGGGGTATCGATCAGGCCCAGGTTGACGATCTCCACGCCCGGCCGGGCCAGCCGCTGTTCCACCTCGGTCACGTAGCCCTTCAGGCGCTCCTCCAGGCCCTCGAACTGTGGCCAGTAGGTGTCCAGCCCGATGCCGAACAGGCCAATGCGGAACGGGTAGGTGGTGTGAGCCGGCTGGGTCATGGATGTGCCTCCTTGAAGTGAATAGACGCAGGCCCGCCCGGACAGCACACGGGACGGGCCTGCCGGCAGGGGCGAGCAGCGCCCCGCGGCTTCAGAAGTTGAACTTGTCGATGTTGGCCTTGTCGAAGGTGGTGGGCGGGCCTAGCACCACCTCGCCGTTCTTGCCGACCGTGTACTTGCCGAGCTTGCCGGCGGTGAAGGTGTCGCCCTCCTTGCCGGTGATCTGATTGCTGGCCAGCGCGGCGGCGGCGTAGGCGGCCAGGTAGCCCAGGTCGGCGGGGTTCCACAGCTGGAAGGCCGTGACGGTGCCGTCCTTGACGAACTGGCGCATCTGGTTGGGGGTGCCTAGGCCGGTCAGCACCACCTTGCCCTTGCTGGGGCTGGTGCTGAGGTACCGCGCGCCGGCCGAGATGCCCACCGTGGTGGGCGAGATCACGCCCTTCAGGTTCGGGTACGCCTGGATCAGGCCCTGCATTTCGGTGAACGACTTCTGGTCGTCGTCGTTGCCGTAGGCGATCTTTACCAGCCGCATGTTCTTGTACTTGGGCAGCTTCAGCTCCTCCTGCATCCACTTGATCCAGGTGTTCTGGTTGGTGGCGTTGGGGGTGGCCGAGAGGATGGCGATGTCGCCGGTGTAGTTGATCAGCTTGCCGAGCAGCTGCACCTGGGCCCGGCCGATGCCCTCCGAGTTGGCCTGGTTGATGAAGATGTTGCGGCCCTCGGGCGCGGTGTCCGAGTCGAAGGTCACGACCTTCGTGCCGCCCTGCATGGCCCGCTTCAGGTACGGCACCAGAGCGTTGGCGTCGTTGGCGGCGATCACGATGGCGTCCTGCTTCTGGGCGATCAGGGTGTTGATGTAGCTGACCTGACTGCTGGCCCCGGCGTCGGACGGCCCCACCGCCTTGCCCACGCCCCCGAATTCCTTGATGGCGGCCAGGCCCCCGTTGTCGGCGATCACCTCGTAGGGATTGTTGATCTGCTTGGGCAGAAAGGCGATCTTCAGGCCCTTCTTAAGGGCCGGCTGGGCCAGGGCCACAGCCCCGATGCCGAGCGTGACGGTGAGGGCGGACAGAGCGAATGCGCGGTGCTTCATAGGAACCTCCAGGGACAGGAGAAGGACGGGCAGGAGAGCGGGGGAGAGGGCGCGGCAGGTCAGCTCACGGCGTCCCCCACGGGGCGCACGGCGCGCCGTTCGCGGGCCGCCCGCAGCCGGGCCAGCAGGTTGGGCACCAGCACCGAGCCGATCAGCAGCAGGCCCGTGACGATGGTCAGAATTTCGTTCGAGACGTCCACGATGGTCAGGGCGCCGTTGATGATGCCGATCAGAAAGACGGCCGCCACCGCGCCCACCACGCTGCCGCGCCCGCCGAAGATGCTCACGCCGCCCAGCAGCACCGCCGCGATCACCCCGAGTTCCAGGCCGGTGCCGTTGTCGCCGCGCGCGCTGGAGAAACGGAAGGTATACACAATGCCGGCCAGGGCCGCCATCAGCCCCGACATGACGAACAGCAGCAGCTTGATGCGCTCCACCTGTACCCCGGCGAAGCGGGCGGCCATGCTGTTGGCCCCGATGGCGTACAGCCGGCGGCCAAAGGCGGTGGCGTGCAGCAGGACGGCGGTCAGGACCGCCAGCACGGCGAAGAGCGCCATCGGAATCGGGATGGCCGTACCGGGGACCGTGCCGAAGCCCAGATTTGTGTAGAACGGCGGGAAGTCCGCGATGGCCCGGTCGCCCAGCAGCGCGTAGGCCAGCCCCCGGTACAGCGCCAGCGTGCCGATGGTGACGGCCAGACTCGGCAGCCCCAGCCGGGTGACCAGCAGGCCGTTGAGCAGCCCGGCCAGCCCGCCCGCCAGGAAGGTGAGCAGGATCGCCAGCGGCATCGGCACGTGCGCGGCCCACAGGGTGCCGAGCAGCGCGCTGGCCAGCCCCAGAATGCTCGCCACCGACAGGTCGATCTCGGCCACGATGATGATCAGGGTCATGGTGAGCGCCATCAGCGCGATCTCGCTGAAGTTGGCGGTCAGGAACGACAGGTTGGAGGCGGTCAGGAAGTCCGGCGACAGCAGCGCGCCGCCCAGCAGCGCCAGCACCACCAGCGCCAGAATGGTGGCCTCCCAGCCGAGCAGGCCTCGAACGCTCTTCATTTGGGGCCTCCCTGCAGCCGCCGGGCGGTGCGCCGCGACAGCACAATGTCCACGCTGATGGCCAGCAGCAGCAACGCGCCCTGGATGGCCTGCTGGTAGAAGGCCGGGGCCCGCAGCGTCACCAGCGCCGAGCCGATCACGCCCAGCAGCAGCGCCCCGATGCCGGCCCCGGCGATGGTGCCCACGCCGCCGTTGATGCTGACGCCGCCCACCACCGCTGCCGCGATCACCTGCAACTCCAGCCCCGACCCGGCGCTGGCGTCCACCGTGCCGTAGCGGGCCAGGTACAGCACCCCGGCCAGCCCGGCGATGGCGCCGCTCAGCACGAAGCCGGTCAACGTCCGGCGCTGCACCCGGATGCCGGCCAGCACCGCCGCCTCCTGATTGCTGCCGATGGCGTAGTACTCGCGCCCGCCCCGGTAGCTGCCCAGGTAGACGGCGAAGCCCACCATCACCAGCAGCACCAGCAGCACCAGATTCGGGACGCCCAACACGCTGCCGGTGGCGAAGTTCAGGAAGCTGGGCGGCAGGTTGGCGGCGTTGATCTGGCCGCCATGCACGATGGCGTAGTCGGCGCCGCGGTACACGTACAGCGTGCCGAGGGTGGCGACCAGCGCCGGCACCCGTCCGTAGGCGACCAGCAGGCCGTTGATGGTACCGGCCACCGCGCCGAGCAGCAGACCGAACAGCAGGGCTAGCGGCAGCGGCAGGCTCGGCTGCGCCACGAACAGCGCGCCGCTCAGGAAGGCGCTCAGGCCCACCACGCTGCTCACGCTCAGGTCCACGTGGCGCATCAGCAGCACCACCGTCTGGCCCACCACCACCAGTCCGATGATCGCCACGTTCAGCAGCAGGTCGCGGACGCTGCCCACGCTCAGGAAGCGCGGATTGATGGCCGTGGTCACGCCCATCAGCACCGCCAGCAGCAGCACCAGGCTCAACTCGCGGGCGCGCAGCAGCTGCTGCACCGGGTTGGCCCTCGCCGCCGAGGCCGGCACTTCGCTGGGGCTGGCGGTCATGCGGCACCGCCCAGGTCCTGGCTGCGCTGGCCGGTCGCCAGCCACATCACCGCTTCCTCGCTGGCCTGCTCGCGGCTCAGCTCGCCCACCAGCCGGCCCTCGCGCATCACCAGGATGCGGTCGGCCATGCCCAGCACCTCCGGCAGGTCGGAGCTGATCATCAGCACCGCCAGTCCGGCGGCGGCCAGCTCGGCCAGCACCCGGTGCACCTCGGCCTTGGCGCCCACGTCAATGCCGCGGGTGGGTTCGTCCACGATCAGCACGGCCGGTCCGGTGGCCAGCCACTTGGCCAGCACCACCTTCTGCTGGTTGCCGCCCGACAGGCTGCTGACCGGGTCCGACAGCCGGTGCGCCTTGAGCTGCAGCTGCGAGGTCCACTGCTGCGCGCTGCGGTCCTCGGCGGCCCGGTCCATCAGCAGGCCCCGGCCCAGCCGGTTCAGGATGGCGAGGTTGGCGTTTCGCTCGATGGACAGCTCCATCACCAGGCCCTGCTGGCGGCGGTCCTCCGGCACCAGCCCCAGGCCGGCGCGCATCGCGAGGCGCGGCTGCAGGGGGGGAATGGTGTGGCCGTTCACCTGCACCGAGCCGTGCTCGCGCGGGTCAATGCCGAACACCGCGCGCGCCACCTCACTGCGGCCAGCCCCCACCAGCCCGGCCAGCCCCACGATCTCACCCCGGCGCACCGTGAAACTCACATCGTCGAACATGCCCGGCTGCGACAGGCCGCTCACCTTGAGGGCCACCTCGCCCGGCTGCGTCTGGGCGTGCGGGTACAGCTCACCCAGGTCGCGGCCCACCATCTGCCGCACCACGCTGCCGGGCGTGTAGTCGCCGATCACGCCGGCGCTCACCCACTGCCCGTCGCGCATGATCGTGACGCGCTGGCACTCGGCGAACACCTCCTCCAACCGGTGCGTGATGAACAGAATGGCGGCGCCGCGCGCCCGCAGGCTGCGCACCACCCGGAACAGCCGTTCGGTTTCCTGCAGCGTCAGGGCGGCGGTCGGCTCGTCCATGATCAGCACCTGCGCGTTCAGCGACAGCGCCTTGGCGATCTCCACGATCTGCTGGTCGGCGATGCTCAGGCCGCGCACCAGCCGGGCCGGGTCCAGCGCCACGCCCAGCTCCTGCAGAATGCCGGCCACCTGCCGCTGCATGGTCCGTTTGTCGATGCGGCCGAGCCGCGTGGCCGGCTGACGGCCCATCAGCACGTTTTCGGCCACGGTCAGGTCCGGGAAGAGGGTCGGCTCCTGGTAGATGATCGCCACGCCGGCCGCCCGCGCCTCGCCGGGACCACGGAACACGACCGGCTGGCCGCCGATCTGCAGCTCACCCGCGTCGGCCTGATGCACGCCCGCCAGGATCTTGACCAGGGTGCTCTTGCCGGCCCCGTTCTCGCCCAGCAGCGCGTGCGCCTCGCCGGGATACAGCTCCAGGCTGACGTTCCGGAGGGCCTGCACCGGCCCAAAGCGTTTGCTGGCCCCGCTCAGCGTCAGGCGGGGAACGTTCACAGCGGTGCCCGGACGCGCCTCAGTCAAGGTGAAACACCTCCTCTAGCTGCAGAAAGCCCTCGTCTGGCGCCAGACCGTCCAGGGCCTCAAAGTACGGGGCCATGTCGGCCTGCCAGCGGCTGTTCACCTCGCGCCGGGCCATGCCTTCGCGCGCCGCCTCCAGGCTGGGCGTCTCGAAGTAGCCGACCAGCAGGCCGTCAGGGCGCAGGAACAGCGAGTAGTTGTGCCAGCCGGTGTCGTGTAGCGCGGCGAGCATGTCGGGCCAGACGGCCCGGTGACGCTCCCGGTACGCCTCCAGCCGGTCGGGCCGGACCTGAAGCAGAAAGCAGACCCGTGTGAGGGGTGTAGACGGTACAGACATACGCCTCCGGGCGGTGGAATGTGCGGTTCGAGCTGGCAGACACGGCGCCTCACCGGCACCGGGTCCACCCAGCAGGCTGGTTGTGGGTCCTGGGTTTATTGAACTGCACAACACAAAAAAATGCAAGCTCTTGTCAGTTCGTGTTCGTTTGGTGTTAGATTGTGGCATGGTCACAGAAATAGTGGCGCTCCAGTCGGGGCGTCAACAGGACATCCTGCGGCGGGCCCTGCGTGACCGGGTGGTGCGCGTCAAGGACCTGGCCGCCGAATTCGGGGTCCACGAGATGACGGTTCGCCGCGACCTGGACGCCCTGTGCGAGCAGGGCAAACTGGAGCGGGTGCACGGGGGAGCACGCCTGCCGGAGCGCGGCAGCGAGGAGCTGTCCCACCAGCTGCGGGCCGGTCAGCACGTGGAGGCCAAGGAACGCATCGCGCGCGCCGCCCTGGCGCTGATCCAGGACGGCGACACGGTGGCGCTGGACGCCAGCACCACCAGCCTCGCGCTGGCGCGGCTGCTGCCCAGCAAACAGGTGCAGGCCATCGCCTGCAGCCTGGACACCGCCAACGTGCTGGCAGCGGGCGGGGTGCCGTTCCTGCTGGTGGGCGGCAACTTCCACGTGCCGGCGCGCAGTTTCGTGGGCGCCTTCTTCATGGACACCATGAGCCGGCTGCATCCGGACCGGGTGTTCTTCTCGGCCAAGGCCTACACGCCGGAGACCGGCTTCACCGACCCGCACCTGCCGGAGGTGGGCGCCAAGCAGACGCTGATCCGCTCGGGTGGCAGCGCGGTCGCGCTGCTTGACAGCAGCAAGCTGGGCCGCCGGGCGCTCGCCACCATCGCCACCCACGCCGACATCCAGACCTTCATCACCGAAACCGAGCCGCCCGAAGCCATCCGCGCCCAGCTGGAAGCCGACGACATCCAGCTGATCGTGGCCGGCTGAAGTGCAGAGGACCCTATGACATCAGACCAGACCGAGCTGTTCGCCGCCCTCAGCCGCCAGCGCATCGAGACGCCCTCCTGGGGCTATGGCAACAGCGGCACCCGCTTCAAGACCTTCGCGTGGCCCGGCGCAGCCCGCACCATTCATGAAAAGCTGGACGACGCCGCCGAGGTGCAGCGCCTGACCGGCATCGCGCCGAGCGTAGCGCTGCACATCCCCTGGGACGAGGTGGAGGACTACACGGCGCTCCGCCGCTACGCCGAAGGGCTGGGCCTGAGCATCGGGGCCATCAACCCCAACGTGTTCCAGAACGACCGCTACCGGCTGGGCAGCGTGACCAGCCCGGACCGACAGACGCGCGAGCAGGCCCTTCAGCACCTGCTGCACTGCGTGGACGTGATGCGCCAGACCGGCAGCCGGGACCTGTCGCTGTGGTTCGCGGACGGGACCAACTACGCCGGTCAGGACGACCTGCGCAGCCGTAAGCACCGCATGCGCGAGGCGCTGCAGCAGGTGCACGGCGCCCTGCCGGACGGCGCGCGCATGCTGGTGGAGTACAAGCTGTTCGAGCCGGCCTTCTACGCCACCGACCTCTTTGACTGGGGCGCGGCGTATGCGCACTGCCTCGCGGTGGGCGAGAAGGCGCAGGTGCTGGTGGACCTGGGGCACCACGCGCCGGGCGTGAACATCGAGCAGATCGTGGCGTTCCTGCTGGACGAGGGGCGGCTGGGCGGGTTCCACTTCAACGCGCGCCGGTACGCCGACGACGACCTGATCG
It encodes the following:
- the rhaS gene encoding rhamnose ABC transporter substrate-binding protein, translating into MKHRAFALSALTVTLGIGAVALAQPALKKGLKIAFLPKQINNPYEVIADNGGLAAIKEFGGVGKAVGPSDAGASSQVSYINTLIAQKQDAIVIAANDANALVPYLKRAMQGGTKVVTFDSDTAPEGRNIFINQANSEGIGRAQVQLLGKLINYTGDIAILSATPNATNQNTWIKWMQEELKLPKYKNMRLVKIAYGNDDDQKSFTEMQGLIQAYPNLKGVISPTTVGISAGARYLSTSPSKGKVVLTGLGTPNQMRQFVKDGTVTAFQLWNPADLGYLAAYAAAALASNQITGKEGDTFTAGKLGKYTVGKNGEVVLGPPTTFDKANIDKFNF
- a CDS encoding ABC transporter permease, with protein sequence MKSVRGLLGWEATILALVVLALLGGALLSPDFLTASNLSFLTANFSEIALMALTMTLIIIVAEIDLSVASILGLASALLGTLWAAHVPMPLAILLTFLAGGLAGLLNGLLVTRLGLPSLAVTIGTLALYRGLAYALLGDRAIADFPPFYTNLGFGTVPGTAIPIPMALFAVLAVLTAVLLHATAFGRRLYAIGANSMAARFAGVQVERIKLLLFVMSGLMAALAGIVYTFRFSSARGDNGTGLELGVIAAVLLGGVSIFGGRGSVVGAVAAVFLIGIINGALTIVDVSNEILTIVTGLLLIGSVLVPNLLARLRAARERRAVRPVGDAVS
- a CDS encoding ABC transporter permease is translated as MTASPSEVPASAARANPVQQLLRARELSLVLLLAVLMGVTTAINPRFLSVGSVRDLLLNVAIIGLVVVGQTVVLLMRHVDLSVSSVVGLSAFLSGALFVAQPSLPLPLALLFGLLLGAVAGTINGLLVAYGRVPALVATLGTLYVYRGADYAIVHGGQINAANLPPSFLNFATGSVLGVPNLVLLVLLVMVGFAVYLGSYRGGREYYAIGSNQEAAVLAGIRVQRRTLTGFVLSGAIAGLAGVLYLARYGTVDASAGSGLELQVIAAAVVGGVSINGGVGTIAGAGIGALLLGVIGSALVTLRAPAFYQQAIQGALLLLAISVDIVLSRRTARRLQGGPK
- a CDS encoding sugar ABC transporter ATP-binding protein codes for the protein MTEARPGTAVNVPRLTLSGASKRFGPVQALRNVSLELYPGEAHALLGENGAGKSTLVKILAGVHQADAGELQIGGQPVVFRGPGEARAAGVAIIYQEPTLFPDLTVAENVLMGRQPATRLGRIDKRTMQRQVAGILQELGVALDPARLVRGLSIADQQIVEIAKALSLNAQVLIMDEPTAALTLQETERLFRVVRSLRARGAAILFITHRLEEVFAECQRVTIMRDGQWVSAGVIGDYTPGSVVRQMVGRDLGELYPHAQTQPGEVALKVSGLSQPGMFDDVSFTVRRGEIVGLAGLVGAGRSEVARAVFGIDPREHGSVQVNGHTIPPLQPRLAMRAGLGLVPEDRRQQGLVMELSIERNANLAILNRLGRGLLMDRAAEDRSAQQWTSQLQLKAHRLSDPVSSLSGGNQQKVVLAKWLATGPAVLIVDEPTRGIDVGAKAEVHRVLAELAAAGLAVLMISSDLPEVLGMADRILVMREGRLVGELSREQASEEAVMWLATGQRSQDLGGAA
- a CDS encoding L-rhamnose mutarotase; the protein is MSVPSTPLTRVCFLLQVRPDRLEAYRERHRAVWPDMLAALHDTGWHNYSLFLRPDGLLVGYFETPSLEAAREGMARREVNSRWQADMAPYFEALDGLAPDEGFLQLEEVFHLD
- a CDS encoding DeoR/GlpR family DNA-binding transcription regulator — its product is MVTEIVALQSGRQQDILRRALRDRVVRVKDLAAEFGVHEMTVRRDLDALCEQGKLERVHGGARLPERGSEELSHQLRAGQHVEAKERIARAALALIQDGDTVALDASTTSLALARLLPSKQVQAIACSLDTANVLAAGGVPFLLVGGNFHVPARSFVGAFFMDTMSRLHPDRVFFSAKAYTPETGFTDPHLPEVGAKQTLIRSGGSAVALLDSSKLGRRALATIATHADIQTFITETEPPEAIRAQLEADDIQLIVAG
- the rhaI gene encoding L-rhamnose isomerase, with amino-acid sequence MTSDQTELFAALSRQRIETPSWGYGNSGTRFKTFAWPGAARTIHEKLDDAAEVQRLTGIAPSVALHIPWDEVEDYTALRRYAEGLGLSIGAINPNVFQNDRYRLGSVTSPDRQTREQALQHLLHCVDVMRQTGSRDLSLWFADGTNYAGQDDLRSRKHRMREALQQVHGALPDGARMLVEYKLFEPAFYATDLFDWGAAYAHCLAVGEKAQVLVDLGHHAPGVNIEQIVAFLLDEGRLGGFHFNARRYADDDLIVGSSNPFELFCIYAELVAAERSSDAQTRAAAEGVAYMIDQSHNIEPKVEAMLQSVLNCQEAYAKALLIDRDLLAEAQAAGDVLGAHRVLTDAFRTDVRPLLQGWREERGLPQDPIRAHRESGHQQRVAELRGTVAGGGGYPEEPVPTPV